A genomic stretch from Scylla paramamosain isolate STU-SP2022 unplaced genomic scaffold, ASM3559412v1 Contig10, whole genome shotgun sequence includes:
- the LOC135096965 gene encoding longitudinals lacking protein-like, whose protein sequence is MADDQQFCLRWNEFHSNMVFSFKHLREEKSFTDVTLACDGQTCKAHKMVLSACFPYFKALLEENPSKHPIIILKDVPFSHLQAILEYMYAGEVNVAQADLPNFLKTAERLKVKGLAEVNQNERQDR, encoded by the coding sequence ATGGCAGATGATCAGCAGTTTTGCTTGCGATGGAATGAGTTCCATAGCAATATGGTATTCTCCTTCAAACATCTACGTGAGGAGAAGAGTTTCACAGATGTGACTCTGGCCTGTGATGGACAAACCTGCAAGGCACACAAGATGGTGCTGTCTGCATGTTTCCCATATTTCAAGGCCTTGCTAGAGGAAAATCCCTCCAAACATCCAATAATCATCCTGAAAGATGTGCCCTTCAGCCACTTGCAAGCAATCTTGGAGTACATGTATGCAGGAGAGGTCAATGTAGCCCAGGCAGACCTTCCTAATTTTCTCAAGACTGCAGAGCGACTCAAGGTTAAGGGCTTGGCTGAAGTCAACCAAAATGAGCGGCAAGACCGCTGA